Genomic segment of Sphingomicrobium marinum:
TCGAACAGGCCGATGTCGCGGTGCGCGCGCGCCTGCATGATTCCGCCTTCCATGATGGTCAGGATGAATTCGGCGAGCGCGCGCGTGTCGGTATCGGCAGGCAGGCGATCCGATGCGCCCTTGAGACATGTTTCGACCGCGTCGACCCAATTGTCAAAGTTGGCGGCGATCAGCTCACGCACCTGTGGATCGGGCTCGGATATTTCGAGTGCCAGGTTCCCGATCGGACAGCCATGGGCATAGTCAGAGGTCACCAGCATAGTGCGGTAGCCATTGAGTAGCGCGAAAATGCGCTCGACCGGATCGTCCACGCCGGTCCAGGCGTAGCTGAGCAGATTTTCCTCGATCCCGTCGCGATAATGTTCAAGCACGGCGACGAGCAGATCCTGCTTGCCCGGGAAGAAGTGATACAGGCTGCCCGAGTGCAGCTGGGTGCGCGAGAGGATATCCGCGATCGACGTGGAATTGTAACCTTTCTCCCAGAACAGCTCTTGGGCGGCTTCAACAATCCTACGGCGCGACTCACGGTTCATGACGCGAGCGTATCATTGAGTTGAACGTTCAATCAAGAGCGCGGACTTGAGGTAAACAGCGGATGGGCGCAGCGTGTACGGCCATGTGGTGGTTGGCTCTCATTGTCGTTCAGGATGTCGGCCCGGTAGATCCGGACCGCCCGCGTCCATGCCCTGAAGCGCAAGAGGACGAGGTGCTGGTGTGCGGTGATCCGCCGCCGTCACCCTACCGCCTAGCCCCCGACTTACGACGACCCCGGCCAATCAATCGACAAGGCGATTACACTGTGATCCGCGAGCGCATGCGCTGGATCGAAGGCGATCCGATGGATTATATGGGCTATTGCAGCCCCGTTGGCCCCAATGGCTGGCAGGGCTGCATGTTCGAGGAATGGAAGCGCCAGCGGCAGAACCAGAAAGGCATGGCCTACTGATCCTGCGCTCCGCGCCTATCGCATGACGCCTGCCCGATCTTGCTTGCGCGCATAATAAAGAAGTCCCGCAGCGATGACGATGACGACGATCGGCATGATTGCGACGATCCGCAAATGCGTCGGCGCCCTGGCGGTCATGTCATCCATCATTAATACCACTCCTTATGGTGGCGAGGTCAACGCAACACGCCGCGCGCTGCCATGGCACGGCTGTAAAAGTAGAGGCCGACCGTCACCACGACGATGACGATCGAAAAGACGATCATGCCCGGGCTTTGCAGTTCCTCGGGCGTTTCGACGAAGAGGAATTGGGCAATCGACGTGCCGATCAGGCCGATGATCGACAAAAGGAAAGCGGTGACTGCATGGCGGCTGCGAAACAGCAGCAATAGCGAACCGATGAAGGCGCCCCAGGTGCCCAGAGCCCAAAAGCCATGCGCCCAGACGGGGAAGCTTTCGATCCAGCCGATCATGACGTCATAGTCGGCGCCCGACATTTCCAGATAGGCGCGGTTGCGCAGTTGGCTCATCGTATAGTCGATGACCCCACCCGCGTTGAAGATGAGCGTGAGTACGCCAACCACCCACAGGTGCCACGGCGCTTTTGTCGTCTGTTCGATCATGGATATCCCCCTCCTGCGATCAGGAGGAAGACTATGTCGCCTACCCGTCATTAGGCAAGCGGCTTGTGTTCTGGCAGTCCGAGCTTATCGATAAGTCTTCGTATGTAGCGTAGTTACCCAGGGGGCATTCATGAAAAATAGCTGGTTGGCAGGCGCCGCGGCGCTGGCGGTCATGTCGTGCGGCGGCGGTTCGGGCGGTAGTTCAGGCGGCGGCGGTGGCGGCGGTTCGTCCAACAGCCCGCCGACCTTTTCGCCCCCCGCCACAGTCGACTTTGTTGAACAGGCAGAGGAAGATATTCTGACCTTGTCGGCGAGCGATCCTGATGGCGACAACGTCACCTTTACGGTCGCCGCGGGCAAGGATGGCGAGTTCTTTACGATCGAAGGCACTGCCCTCTACTTCAACCAGGCCTTGAGTTTCGAGACCCCGCGTGATGCCAACGGTGACAATGTCTATGAGGTAGACATCGTTGCAAGCGACGGCACGGCCAGCGTCACGCGCACGATTGCGGTCACGATCACCAATTCCAAGGAAGGCATCCAGACCGTACGACGTATCGACATTTGCCCGGGCAGCCAGGCTACCTCCTCTTCCTGGATATCGGATGTCGAATTTCTCGTAACCTGCCGCAATGGCCGGGCGATGAGCTACGATATGAATAGCCAGACCGCCAGCCTGATCGTCGACGTGAGCGTCGATCGGCCCGGTGAAGCGCTGAACGCGGGCTATTATTACGATGCGTTCTTCCGGCGCTTCTTTTTCACGACGCAAGAGAGTGGCGGCACCTGGCGGTTGCACAGCTACAAGGTCAATTTCCCGGCTACCGGGCGGGAAGTGAGCTATGAAGCTCAACTGCTGGAAGAAAATCTCACTGCCAGCACGTTTTTGCGCACGTCAATGTCGGACTGCTTCAATAACGAATTGTGTGTGTTGGCAGGCGACACGCAAAGCGGCACCTTCACGAATGCGCTGACCGTTTTTACTCTGGATGAAATCCCCGGCGGCGATTTGTCTTGGAGCAGCCAGACGCAGCTGTCGGGTCTGGCCTGGCCGGGTGATCTAACGCGCGTGGAGCGCCGCTTCTTCATCACTATGCGCGATAATTCGCAGATCGGACGTTATGAGTTTGACAGCGATAGCTACACGGATGAAGCGCAGCTCTACAATTTCTCGAATGCCAGTGCGCTGCGACCGATCGAATATTATGCGGGCGGCACGCTCTTCAGTCTCGTCGACTATATCGTAACGGGCGACGAATTCGGCCAGATTTTGACCGTGCCTCGTGGGGCCCTTCAAGATGGCATGCTGGACGAGGTCGGTGTCGAGAACCGGACCTTGGATTTCGAGCCCGATACGGGGCCGTTTGGCGCCATCGCTTCGATCGAGAACAGGCTCGACCGGCTATTTATCATCGAGGTCGGCAACGGCACACTTTACGAGGTCACGAGCACGCTATAGCGCGCGTGCTTCACATATGCGTCGAAGGGGCTACATAGGAGGCATGAAACATAGCCTCCTTCCCATCGCCGCCCTTCTCGCTGTTTCTGCCTGTGCGCGGGTCGAGCCGATCGACATGAACGAAATTGGGGAGGTCGAACCCGGAGCGATCGAAAACGCGGTTGCTGAAGCGGCACCGGGGCTCGATGGCGGGTTGGGCTGGGTCATCGAGGGCCAGAGCGCTACGTACGGGCCGCCAGAAGGTGCGCAGCTCCTGGCGTTTGCGTGTGAGAATGGATCGCTCGAAGTCACGCGCTTCGCGGCAAGCACGAGCGGTGCTGGCACGCTTACCTTCGGTGCGGGGGAAGCCTTGGCGTCGGTGGCCGTGGCAGCCGATAACCAGGCGGTCGAGAACCAGCGCTATGAAGCGTCGCTTGCGCCTGGCGATATCGGCGATGACCTGGTCGCGGTATTTGCCGACGGCACGCCCATCAACGTTACGATGACCGGCGTCGAACCGCTGATCGTGGCCGCGGACGCTGCGGTCGGCAGCCTTATCACCCAATGCATTGGCCGCGAGCAACCGCCCGAGGCTGTGGCGCCTGCCGATGCGGCCGCCGCGACCAATATAACCAGCTAGTTTTCCAGCGCGTTCCAGGTGACACGGATGGTGTCACCGTCATCCTCCACGGTGCGCACATTCTCGGCGCCCGCCGCTACCATGGCGGTGCGCGCTCTCTCTACTTGCTCGGAGGGGCCGGTCAGCGTGATGCCATTGTCGCGCCGCGCCGCTGCCCACGCCGCCAGCCTTACCGCCTCCGCATCGAGCACGCCGTCGTCATTCCAGCTGATCGGCGGGATCGGACGCAGCGGCGGCACGACCTGGACATCCCAATCGGGCGCGGTCGCTGCGACGCGGCGCTCGAGTTCGCGGTAAGCGCCCAACGACGCGCCATCGATGATGCGCGCGCGTGCAAGAGCGCGGCGGTTGTCGCGGTCGATCGTGATCTCGTTTGCTTCGCGCCCCGTGACCAGTGACAGGTCGCGGCGCAGGCTGACGATGCGCTGCTCGGCGGCCTCCGCGGCCTCGCGGTTACGCGCCGCGGCGAGCTGCTCGGCCTGCGCGTCTGCAGCGTTGGCGACGATCAGCTGGTTCAAGGTCAGGTCGACCGGCTCTCCGATCGACGCCGACACCCGTTCTTCCACTATGCGCTCGGCATTTGCGCTGAAGCGCGGCGTGTTGACGACGGCGGTCACGGCAATCGGGTCTGCGGACATGTCGACATTGAATTCCGCGAGATAGCCGCCGACACTGCGAAACTCGCTCGTGATGCTGTTGCGCGCCAGCGTGGTCGTGCGGGTCTCGCGGGCGATGCCGAGGAGCGATATCGTGAGCGGAATGGCGAGCAGGATCAGGACAAACAGGATGCCAAACGACTGCCATTGGCTGCGCTTTTTCGACAGGTTCGTGCGGAACCCGTAAAGACGCGCCATCACGGCAGCGCCGGCCGTTATGGTCACCAGGTTGGTGATGAACAGCATCAGTGCGCCGCCAAAGACTGGCCAGTTCAAGGTGGCAAGCCCGAAGCCGACGACGGCGAGGGGCGGCATCAAGGCCACCGCGATAGCAACGCCGACGATCGTGCCGCCGCGCCCGCGGATCATCGCGTAGGCACCGGCCAGCGCCGAAAACAGCGCGACGCCCAGATCGAGCAGACTGGGCCTGGTGCGGCCGGCAATTTCGGGGGTGATGGTCTGGATCGGACTCATCCAGGTAATCAGCGCGGAAATGAGGATCGCGGCAATCACGCCGACAAACAACGTCCTGCCGCTTTCGCGCAGCCATTTGACGTCCCAGATGGCAATCGCGAAGCCGGCACCGATGATCGGACCCATCAGCGGCGACAACAACATCGCGCCGATGACGACGGCCGTCGAGGGAATGATCAGGCCGAGTACCGCGATCCCCGCCGACATGCTGGTCATGAAGACATAGCGCCCGACTAGCTCGCATTCTTCCTTGGTCCGGCGGATGACGTCGAGCTGGTCGACAGTGGCGACGAAGGTCCGCCGCCACCATTGGCGCGCTGCGGCGAACAGTTTCAACGTTTCGCGGTCGCGAATACGCAGCTTTTCCGGATCGGTCGCCGCCGGTTCGGCCGTGGGTGCATCAGCGCTCATGGCGCGCTTTTAGCCCAGCTTTTGGCGCAAAAGAATAGGGGCGGTGCACCGAAATGCGCCGCCCCTATTCTTCAATTCAAAGTGGGAAGCTGGTTAGAAACCGATCGAGAGCGAGAGTGCCGCGCTCGATTCTTCCCCATTATTCTTGCTGATGGTCGTCGACAGCGAGGCATCGATATGGATCGCGCTCGACAGGCCGGCGGTCAGACCGACGGCGAGGCGGCCGTAGGGATCGCCATCGTCGCCCTCCACCATCCAGCTGTTGACGATGCCGGGGCTCGACGTTTGCGAGAAGGTGAAGTTGCGATCATCGCTGTTGAGCTCCGCTTCGATGCCGATCATGCCGTGCGGGCGCAGGATCGCTTCGCCCATGCCGGCATCGCCGCGAATCTCGAGGCCCAGCAGGCCGCGGGTCGAGCTGTAGCTGATGTCATCGACGATCAGGTTGAGCGCCGGGTCGCCGCTTTCGGTATAACCGTCGACGTCGACGCGAGCATAATCGATCGCCGCGACCGGTCCGACGCGGATGCCGCCGGTCCCGAAGAGGTAGCCGACCTTGCCCCCTGCGACGATATGATCGCCGTCGGTTTCCGCCGTGCGGCCAAGGCTCTGGATGATACCCGCGCGCATCAGGTCATGATCGGCGGTCCCGATGCCGCCATAAGCCTGGAGGAACACCGGGCCGAGCGAATAGACGCCGTAAATGCCACCCGAAATGCTGGTCAGTTCGGCTTCCGCGCCGCTCGGGCCGGTATATTCGCTGTCGGGGACGCCGTAGCGACCCATGAGGCCGATCTTGCCGGTGCCGAAGCCATATTCGAGGCCACCACCAACGCCGAAGCCCTGAATCTTGAGCGGGTCGGTATCCATCGTCATTTCGCGCGACGTCGAGAATGCGTCGCCGCCAACCCAGAAGGTGAGGCCGTCGGCGGTTTCACCGTCACGCGGGCTGGGCGTGTCCATGCGGTTCTTCATGGCAAGGCCAAGGCCGCGCGCATCGGCCATCGCCAGTTCGGACGATGCCGAAAGGGTCAGCGGGGCGCTGAGTTGCGCGGCGACATATTCGCCGAGCACTGCGAAGCCGGCAGACGTCAGGTGCAGCTGATCGAAATAGAACAGATACTGATTGGCAAGCTGCTGGTCGACAATGCAGCTGGTGTCGGCGGGGCAGGCTTCGCCGATGAAACCGAATTCGGAGAGATTGGCGTTCACGTTTGCGCCCACCAGCCCGATGTCGAGCGCATGGACCATGACGCCCTGGCTGGCCAACGTGCCGAGATAGGGCAGGGTCGCTGCGTTATAGGCCGCCGAAAAGGCCGAGCGCACCGCAGTGCCGCCGACAAGGTCGCTTTCGGGCAGCGTGCCGCTGTCGCCGTAAAGCCAGCTGATATTGCGCGCGCCGGCGTTTACGAGCGCGCCGACGCCAGCATTGGCGGCTGCGGCCGAGGCCTGCGCCGCGACCGTGGCACCGGCGACCGTGCCGCCGTTAAGCTGGTAGAAGCGTGCATCGTTGCCGCCGATGTTTATGGCGACGAGGTCATTTGGACCGAAGGTACCCGAACTGGTCGGGAAGGCACCGCCGCCGCCAGAAAGGAAGATGCCGACTTCACTGGGGAAACCCGGAATGCCGCCCGAGGACGGGGGCAGGCCGCCCGAGTTGGTGTTGCCGCCGACAGCGCGCGCGCCGCCGATCGCATAGTTATCCACCGGCACGTCGAGCAGCGCCGAAAGCGTGTCGATATAGTTGGAGCCGCCCGAGAAGCGACCCGTCGTGTAGGCACCTGTCGTAATCGGGTCGACCCCGATCAGTTCGAACAGGTTGCCGTCGTCGGCATAGCTGTCGCCGAAGGCTATGACGCGATCGACGCGCTGGGCCTGTGCTGGCGTGGCGGCAATCGCGGCAGCCGCGATGATCGTGGTGGCTAGAAGCTTGGTCTTCATGAAAGGTCACCTCTCCTGGAGGGGCGTTATCGCCCTCATAATGATGCCGATTCTTTTAGCTGACCGTGACAGCAACACAAGTGACGCGAAAGCCACAACTGACCATAGAGTCAGTTGGGCTCGATGAAGGTACGATGGCGGCGAGCTTCGGGTTCGAACCGTTCATCCTGTCGCCGGAGCATTCGATCGCGGCTTGGAGTGGATAAAATTTCTGTCCTACACCTAACCAAATAGGTTATTGCATTCGCGACTCGTAGGGTTGGCGGAGAGCAAAATGCGTAAATTGGGTAATGAAGCGAGCAGCACGGCGCTAGCCGACGGGCTGATCGAAGCCGTGATCGAGCGGGAGGGCGGCTATATCGATCATCCCGACGATCGCGGTGGGCCGACGCGCTTTGGCATCACGCGAGCAGTCGCGCGCCAGCACGGCTTTACTGGAGCCATGGATGCATTTCCGCGCGAAGAAG
This window contains:
- a CDS encoding TIGR00341 family protein; translated protein: MSADAPTAEPAATDPEKLRIRDRETLKLFAAARQWWRRTFVATVDQLDVIRRTKEECELVGRYVFMTSMSAGIAVLGLIIPSTAVVIGAMLLSPLMGPIIGAGFAIAIWDVKWLRESGRTLFVGVIAAILISALITWMSPIQTITPEIAGRTRPSLLDLGVALFSALAGAYAMIRGRGGTIVGVAIAVALMPPLAVVGFGLATLNWPVFGGALMLFITNLVTITAGAAVMARLYGFRTNLSKKRSQWQSFGILFVLILLAIPLTISLLGIARETRTTTLARNSITSEFRSVGGYLAEFNVDMSADPIAVTAVVNTPRFSANAERIVEERVSASIGEPVDLTLNQLIVANAADAQAEQLAAARNREAAEAAEQRIVSLRRDLSLVTGREANEITIDRDNRRALARARIIDGASLGAYRELERRVAATAPDWDVQVVPPLRPIPPISWNDDGVLDAEAVRLAAWAAARRDNGITLTGPSEQVERARTAMVAAGAENVRTVEDDGDTIRVTWNALEN
- a CDS encoding TetR/AcrR family transcriptional regulator, which translates into the protein MNRESRRRIVEAAQELFWEKGYNSTSIADILSRTQLHSGSLYHFFPGKQDLLVAVLEHYRDGIEENLLSYAWTGVDDPVERIFALLNGYRTMLVTSDYAHGCPIGNLALEISEPDPQVRELIAANFDNWVDAVETCLKGASDRLPADTDTRALAEFILTIMEGGIMQARAHRDIGLFDRNVLVLRKHLDLLMRQEKRISA
- a CDS encoding autotransporter domain-containing protein yields the protein MKTKLLATTIIAAAAIAATPAQAQRVDRVIAFGDSYADDGNLFELIGVDPITTGAYTTGRFSGGSNYIDTLSALLDVPVDNYAIGGARAVGGNTNSGGLPPSSGGIPGFPSEVGIFLSGGGGAFPTSSGTFGPNDLVAINIGGNDARFYQLNGGTVAGATVAAQASAAAANAGVGALVNAGARNISWLYGDSGTLPESDLVGGTAVRSAFSAAYNAATLPYLGTLASQGVMVHALDIGLVGANVNANLSEFGFIGEACPADTSCIVDQQLANQYLFYFDQLHLTSAGFAVLGEYVAAQLSAPLTLSASSELAMADARGLGLAMKNRMDTPSPRDGETADGLTFWVGGDAFSTSREMTMDTDPLKIQGFGVGGGLEYGFGTGKIGLMGRYGVPDSEYTGPSGAEAELTSISGGIYGVYSLGPVFLQAYGGIGTADHDLMRAGIIQSLGRTAETDGDHIVAGGKVGYLFGTGGIRVGPVAAIDYARVDVDGYTESGDPALNLIVDDISYSSTRGLLGLEIRGDAGMGEAILRPHGMIGIEAELNSDDRNFTFSQTSSPGIVNSWMVEGDDGDPYGRLAVGLTAGLSSAIHIDASLSTTISKNNGEESSAALSLSIGF